Proteins found in one Vagococcus carniphilus genomic segment:
- the rpoN gene encoding RNA polymerase factor sigma-54 produces MRFEQHLNQKQSQTQKLAMTQELQQSIQMLQYNTEDLLSFLEAKTLENPLMEVKIETDDYDSPIKNTKNYQQSDNDREWINELPDESISLFDYLIQQIHLNYRDTYLRKLVLFLVEYIDVNGYLSITLEEACQKTGATSIEMLDALTLLQMLEPTGVGARDLRECLMLQIEKDEEAPELAYIIVEEYFEELASRKWQVIEKAYQVELYEVQTIFDYIQKLSPNPGARFSQEKESYIIPDILVHVRDNNIEVLSTKSSTPKLIFQQAYFDKMTQAKDKEVEEYLKNRKSEFEWIKKGLLQRGNTILKVAEEIVKRQSAFFLEKDHPLVPMQLKEIAKAIDVHESTISRSVNGKYLETDFGIFELRSFFTVGLQQGESDEELSTSSIKKRIQELVNQEDKAKPLSDQKLVDLLLKEDIKISRRTVAKYRDELNIQSSSKRKRYEKQK; encoded by the coding sequence ATGAGATTTGAACAGCATTTAAATCAAAAGCAAAGCCAAACCCAAAAATTAGCCATGACTCAAGAATTGCAACAATCTATTCAAATGCTTCAGTATAATACAGAGGATTTACTCTCTTTTTTAGAAGCCAAAACTCTTGAAAATCCATTAATGGAAGTGAAGATAGAAACAGATGATTATGATTCACCCATAAAGAACACTAAAAATTACCAACAAAGTGACAATGATAGAGAGTGGATAAATGAATTACCAGACGAATCAATTTCTCTTTTTGATTACTTGATTCAACAAATCCATTTAAATTACCGGGATACTTATTTGCGTAAACTAGTTTTATTTTTAGTAGAATACATTGATGTGAACGGTTATTTATCAATTACATTAGAGGAGGCTTGTCAGAAAACAGGGGCAACGTCTATTGAGATGCTTGATGCGTTAACTCTTCTTCAAATGTTAGAGCCAACTGGTGTTGGAGCAAGAGATTTAAGAGAGTGTTTAATGCTTCAAATTGAAAAAGATGAAGAAGCACCAGAACTTGCTTATATAATAGTAGAAGAGTATTTTGAAGAGCTTGCTAGTAGAAAGTGGCAAGTCATTGAAAAAGCCTATCAAGTTGAACTATATGAAGTGCAAACGATTTTTGATTATATCCAAAAATTAAGCCCAAATCCAGGAGCGAGATTTAGTCAGGAAAAAGAAAGCTATATTATACCTGATATCTTAGTTCATGTTAGAGATAATAATATAGAAGTTTTAAGTACTAAAAGTAGTACACCGAAATTAATTTTCCAACAAGCTTACTTTGATAAGATGACTCAAGCCAAAGATAAAGAAGTAGAAGAGTATTTGAAGAATCGAAAAAGCGAATTTGAATGGATTAAAAAAGGTTTACTACAAAGAGGGAATACGATTTTAAAAGTAGCAGAAGAAATTGTAAAAAGACAATCTGCCTTCTTTTTAGAAAAAGACCACCCATTAGTTCCCATGCAGTTAAAAGAGATAGCTAAAGCAATTGACGTTCATGAATCTACTATTAGTCGAAGTGTAAATGGTAAGTATCTAGAGACTGACTTTGGTATTTTTGAATTGCGCTCATTTTTTACAGTTGGGTTGCAACAAGGTGAATCAGATGAGGAACTATCAACGAGTTCAATCAAAAAAAGAATTCAAGAACTTGTGAATCAAGAAGATAAAGCAAAGCCTTTATCAGATCAAAAACTAGTTGATTTACTTTTAAAAGAGGATATAAAGATATCAAGAAGGACAGTGGCTAAGTATAGAGACGAGTTAAATATTCAGTCATCTTCTAAAAGAAAACGGTACGAAAAACAGAAATAA
- a CDS encoding sugar-binding transcriptional regulator, translated as MIRDLEMIERIAPDMMQTVERRFRILRNIYWMQPVGRRILAQKVNETERSLRTETDFLKQLNFINASKSGMTLTEEGLQVYKGLEVFMAEYSGTRVRERELSQKLGIARCIIVAGDSDEEEKVLESFGAIVSDVLDNELPDGDNTIAVMGGTTMKTVAQNMEHLETPNRHNLFVPARGGVGETINIQANSISGMMAEKSGGDFKVLYVPEQVSPETYENLLHEPTVQRVLELISEANCVIHSIGSALHMARRRGMSLSELDMLTNNRAVAESFGYFFDEDGEVIYKIPRIGLQLKDLKGIPYVIAVAGGKSKAKAIEAYIKNAPKQTWLITDEGAANQILKEATL; from the coding sequence ATGATTCGCGATTTAGAGATGATTGAGAGAATTGCTCCTGATATGATGCAAACTGTTGAAAGAAGATTTCGTATCTTGCGTAATATTTACTGGATGCAGCCTGTAGGACGAAGAATCCTAGCGCAAAAGGTAAATGAAACAGAGCGTAGTTTACGAACTGAGACTGATTTTTTGAAACAATTAAACTTTATCAACGCTTCTAAGAGTGGTATGACTTTAACAGAAGAAGGATTACAAGTTTACAAAGGTCTAGAAGTTTTCATGGCTGAGTATTCGGGTACACGTGTTAGAGAAAGAGAGTTATCTCAAAAGTTAGGTATCGCTCGTTGTATCATAGTTGCAGGAGATAGTGATGAAGAAGAAAAAGTTTTAGAAAGTTTTGGTGCCATCGTTTCTGATGTTTTGGACAATGAATTGCCTGATGGAGATAATACCATTGCTGTAATGGGTGGAACTACCATGAAGACAGTTGCTCAAAATATGGAACACTTAGAAACACCTAACCGACATAACCTGTTTGTTCCGGCAAGAGGTGGTGTAGGGGAAACAATTAACATCCAAGCTAACTCGATAAGCGGTATGATGGCTGAAAAGTCAGGTGGAGATTTTAAAGTATTATATGTGCCAGAGCAAGTGAGCCCTGAAACTTATGAAAACTTACTTCATGAACCAACCGTTCAAAGAGTCCTTGAGCTGATTTCTGAAGCTAATTGTGTGATTCATAGTATTGGTAGTGCCTTACACATGGCAAGAAGAAGAGGCATGAGTTTAAGTGAGCTAGATATGTTAACTAATAATCGAGCAGTGGCTGAATCATTTGGTTACTTTTTCGATGAAGACGGGGAAGTCATTTATAAGATACCTCGCATCGGTCTTCAATTAAAAGACCTTAAAGGAATTCCGTATGTGATTGCTGTAGCTGGTGGAAAAAGCAAAGCAAAAGCAATTGAAGCATACATCAAAAATGCACCTAAACAGACATGGTTAATAACCGATGAAGGTGCAGCTAATCAGATTTTAAAAGAGGCGACTCTTTAA
- the gap gene encoding type I glyceraldehyde-3-phosphate dehydrogenase, which translates to MTVKVGINGFGRIGRLAFRRIQEVAGLEVVAINDLTDSKMLAHLLKYDTTQGRFNGDVEVHDGFFKVNGKEVKVLANRNPEELPWGELGVDIVLECTGFFTSKEKAELHLKGGAKRVVISAPGGNDVPTIVYNTNHDILTGKETVISGASCTTNCLAPMADALHKNFGIVEGLMTTIHAYTGDQMTLDGPHPGGDFRRARAAAENIVPNTTGAAKAIGLVIPELNGKLDGAAQRVPVATGSLTELVTVLDKKVTVEEVNAAMEKVANESYGYTTDPLVSSDIVGMTYGSLFDATQTKVMTVGDQQLVKTVSWYDNEMSYTAQLVRTLEYFANLA; encoded by the coding sequence ATGACAGTAAAAGTAGGTATTAATGGTTTTGGACGTATCGGACGTTTGGCATTCCGTCGTATCCAAGAAGTTGCAGGATTAGAAGTAGTAGCAATCAATGACTTAACAGATTCAAAAATGTTAGCTCATTTATTAAAATATGATACTACACAAGGACGTTTCAATGGTGATGTTGAAGTTCATGATGGCTTCTTCAAAGTTAACGGAAAAGAAGTTAAAGTTTTAGCTAACCGTAATCCTGAAGAATTACCATGGGGAGAATTAGGAGTAGACATCGTTTTAGAATGTACTGGCTTCTTTACTTCTAAAGAAAAAGCTGAATTACACTTAAAAGGTGGTGCTAAACGTGTTGTTATTTCTGCTCCTGGTGGAAATGACGTACCAACAATCGTTTACAACACTAACCATGACATCTTAACTGGTAAAGAAACAGTTATTTCAGGTGCTTCATGTACAACTAACTGTTTAGCTCCTATGGCTGACGCTTTACACAAAAACTTTGGTATTGTTGAAGGATTAATGACAACAATCCATGCATACACAGGAGACCAAATGACATTAGACGGTCCTCACCCTGGTGGAGACTTCCGTCGTGCACGTGCTGCTGCAGAAAACATTGTACCTAACACTACTGGTGCTGCTAAAGCTATTGGTTTAGTAATTCCAGAATTAAACGGTAAATTAGATGGAGCTGCTCAACGTGTTCCTGTTGCAACTGGTTCATTAACAGAATTAGTAACTGTTTTAGACAAAAAAGTTACTGTTGAAGAAGTTAACGCTGCAATGGAAAAAGTAGCTAACGAATCTTACGGATACACTACTGATCCATTAGTATCATCAGATATCGTAGGTATGACTTACGGTTCATTATTTGATGCAACTCAAACTAAAGTTATGACAGTTGGAGATCAACAATTAGTTAAAACTGTATCTTGGTATGATAACGAAATGTCATACACAGCTCAATTAGTTCGTACTTTAGAATACTTCGCAAACTTAGCTTAA
- a CDS encoding phosphoglycerate kinase: MAKKTVEDLELKDKKVLVRVDFNVPLKDGEITNDNRIVAALPTIKYITEKGGKAILFSHLGRVKTEEDKEGKSLKPVAKRLSELLDTPVTFIPETRGEALEKAISNMSAGDILVVENTRFEDIDGKKESKNDPELGKYWASLGDVFINDAFGTAHRAHASNVGIASNLPSAAGYLMEKEIKFIGGAVDEPKRPFVAILGGAKVSDKIGVIENLIEKADKILIGGGMTYTFNVAQGREIGKSIVELDKVDLAKSLLEKAGDKIILPVDTVCAAEFDNDAATEIHTENIPANLEGLDIGPKTIELFTKELQGAKTVVWNGPMGVFELPTFAKGTIGVCEAIANLEDATTIIGGGDSAAAAIQLGYAEKFTHISTGGGASLEYLEGKKLPGVESISDK, encoded by the coding sequence ATGGCGAAAAAAACAGTCGAAGATTTAGAATTAAAAGATAAAAAAGTATTAGTTCGTGTGGACTTTAATGTGCCTTTAAAAGACGGCGAAATTACAAATGATAACCGTATTGTTGCGGCATTACCTACTATTAAATACATTACTGAAAAAGGCGGAAAAGCAATTCTTTTCTCTCATTTAGGTCGTGTGAAAACTGAAGAAGATAAAGAAGGCAAATCATTAAAACCTGTTGCAAAACGTTTATCTGAATTATTAGATACACCTGTGACTTTCATTCCTGAAACTAGAGGAGAAGCATTAGAAAAAGCTATTTCTAATATGTCTGCTGGTGATATCTTAGTAGTTGAAAATACTCGTTTTGAAGATATTGATGGTAAAAAAGAAAGCAAAAATGATCCTGAATTAGGAAAATATTGGGCATCTTTAGGTGACGTATTTATCAATGATGCATTTGGTACAGCTCACCGTGCTCATGCTTCTAACGTAGGTATTGCTTCAAACTTACCTTCAGCAGCTGGTTACTTAATGGAAAAAGAAATCAAATTTATCGGTGGTGCAGTGGATGAGCCAAAACGTCCATTCGTAGCTATTTTAGGTGGCGCGAAAGTATCAGATAAAATTGGTGTTATTGAAAACTTAATCGAAAAAGCTGATAAAATTTTAATCGGTGGCGGTATGACTTATACATTTAACGTTGCTCAAGGCCGTGAAATTGGTAAATCAATCGTTGAATTAGATAAAGTTGATTTAGCTAAAAGTTTATTAGAAAAAGCTGGTGACAAAATTATTTTACCAGTAGATACAGTGTGTGCAGCTGAATTTGATAATGATGCAGCAACTGAAATCCATACAGAAAATATTCCTGCTAATCTAGAAGGATTAGATATTGGACCTAAAACAATTGAATTATTCACTAAAGAATTACAAGGTGCTAAAACAGTTGTATGGAACGGACCAATGGGTGTGTTTGAATTACCAACATTCGCTAAAGGAACAATCGGTGTTTGTGAAGCAATCGCTAACCTTGAAGATGCAACAACAATCATCGGTGGTGGAGATTCTGCAGCAGCAGCAATCCAATTAGGCTATGCTGAAAAATTCACTCACATTTCAACTGGTGGTGGCGCTTCTCTAGAATATTTAGAAGGCAAAAAATTACCAGGTGTAGAATCAATTTCTGACAAATAA
- the tpiA gene encoding triose-phosphate isomerase, with protein MRKPIIAGNWKMNKTVAEANAFAEAVKTKIPSNDKVDSVIGSPALFLTDLVNIAKGTDLKISAQNCYFENSGAFTGETSPAALANLGVDYVIIGHSERREYFHETDEDINKKAKAIIANGMTPILCCGETLETYEAGKTAEWIESQIKGGLADLTEEQVSNLVIAYEPIWAIGTGKSADANIADEICGVVRGTVAKLYNDTVASKVRIQYGGSVKPENIKEYMAKENVDGALVGGASLEADSFLALLEAVK; from the coding sequence ATGCGTAAACCAATTATTGCAGGTAACTGGAAAATGAATAAAACTGTAGCAGAAGCTAATGCTTTTGCAGAAGCAGTTAAAACAAAAATTCCTTCAAATGATAAAGTAGATTCAGTTATTGGATCTCCAGCACTATTCTTAACAGATTTAGTGAATATCGCAAAAGGAACAGATTTAAAAATTTCAGCTCAAAACTGTTACTTTGAAAACAGTGGAGCTTTCACTGGTGAAACTTCACCAGCAGCTTTAGCTAACTTAGGTGTTGACTATGTTATTATTGGTCACTCTGAACGTCGTGAGTATTTCCACGAAACAGATGAAGATATCAATAAAAAAGCAAAAGCAATTATTGCTAATGGTATGACTCCAATTCTTTGTTGTGGTGAAACATTAGAAACTTATGAAGCAGGTAAAACTGCTGAATGGATTGAATCACAAATTAAAGGTGGATTAGCTGATTTAACAGAAGAACAAGTTTCTAACTTAGTTATTGCTTATGAACCAATCTGGGCAATCGGTACTGGTAAATCTGCTGACGCTAACATTGCAGATGAAATCTGTGGTGTGGTTCGTGGTACAGTTGCAAAACTTTACAACGATACAGTAGCAAGCAAAGTTCGTATTCAATACGGTGGTTCAGTAAAACCTGAAAACATCAAAGAATATATGGCTAAAGAAAACGTTGATGGTGCGTTAGTAGGTGGAGCTTCTCTTGAAGCTGATTCATTCCTAGCACTATTGGAGGCTGTAAAATAG
- the gpmI gene encoding 2,3-bisphosphoglycerate-independent phosphoglycerate mutase, with the protein MSKAPIAMIILDGYGKRDEVTGNAVLQANTPNFDRYWNEFPHNQLKASGLDVGLPEGQMGNSEVGHTNIGAGRIVYQSLTRIDKAIQDGEFQTNAPLNNAIQHALDNDSDLHLFGLLSDGGVHSHQNHLYALLEMAKAKGVKNTYVHTFLDGRDVAPTSGKGYMEELVAFMDKLGYGEVATVSGRFYAMDRDKRWERVEKAYAALTEGKGNTSSNPVEAIEASYAEGVNDEFVVPVVIEKDGKPVGTVKDNDAVIFFNFRPDRAIQLSNAFTDVEWENFERKVHPENVKFVTMTLYNPSIVAEVAYPPIEMKNVIGEVLSNKGLKQLRIAETEKYPHVTFFMNGGRNEEFEGESRILINSPKVETYDLQPEMSAYEVTEALVADIEADKHDAILLNFANPDMVGHSGILEAAIKAIEAVDECLGKVVDAIHAKGGHAIIFADHGNSETMTTPEGNPHTAHTTVPVPVIVTKAGAELRDGGRLADIAPTMLDLLNVEKPAEMTGESLIK; encoded by the coding sequence ATGAGTAAAGCCCCAATCGCTATGATTATCCTTGATGGATATGGCAAACGTGACGAAGTAACAGGTAATGCTGTTCTTCAAGCAAACACACCAAATTTTGACCGTTATTGGAATGAATTTCCACATAACCAATTAAAAGCTTCAGGTCTTGATGTAGGTCTTCCTGAAGGGCAAATGGGTAACTCTGAAGTGGGTCACACTAACATTGGTGCAGGACGCATTGTGTATCAAAGTTTAACGCGTATTGATAAAGCTATTCAAGATGGAGAATTTCAAACAAATGCTCCATTAAACAATGCGATTCAACATGCATTAGACAATGATTCAGATTTACATTTATTTGGATTATTATCTGATGGTGGCGTGCATAGTCATCAAAACCATCTATATGCTTTGTTAGAAATGGCAAAAGCTAAGGGTGTTAAAAATACTTACGTTCATACCTTTTTAGACGGACGTGACGTAGCACCAACATCTGGTAAAGGTTACATGGAAGAATTAGTAGCTTTTATGGATAAATTAGGTTACGGAGAAGTTGCAACTGTCTCAGGACGTTTTTATGCAATGGACCGTGACAAACGTTGGGAACGTGTTGAAAAAGCCTACGCTGCTTTAACAGAAGGCAAAGGAAATACATCATCTAATCCAGTAGAAGCCATTGAAGCTTCTTATGCAGAAGGTGTTAACGATGAGTTCGTTGTTCCTGTTGTAATTGAAAAAGATGGCAAACCAGTAGGAACCGTTAAAGATAATGACGCTGTTATCTTCTTTAACTTCCGTCCTGACCGTGCGATTCAATTATCAAATGCATTCACTGATGTTGAGTGGGAAAACTTTGAACGTAAAGTTCATCCAGAAAACGTTAAGTTTGTAACGATGACTTTATACAATCCAAGTATTGTAGCAGAAGTTGCTTACCCACCAATTGAAATGAAAAATGTAATTGGTGAAGTTCTTTCAAATAAAGGGTTGAAACAATTACGTATTGCTGAAACTGAAAAATACCCACACGTTACTTTCTTTATGAATGGTGGACGTAATGAGGAATTTGAAGGTGAAAGCAGAATCTTAATCAACTCACCAAAAGTTGAAACATATGATTTACAACCTGAGATGAGTGCTTACGAAGTGACTGAAGCTTTAGTAGCAGACATCGAAGCAGACAAACACGATGCAATTCTTTTAAACTTTGCTAACCCAGACATGGTAGGTCATTCTGGTATTTTAGAAGCAGCAATTAAAGCAATTGAAGCCGTAGATGAATGTTTAGGTAAAGTAGTAGATGCTATTCATGCTAAAGGTGGACATGCAATCATTTTTGCCGATCACGGTAACTCTGAAACAATGACAACACCTGAAGGTAACCCACATACAGCTCATACAACTGTTCCAGTTCCAGTTATTGTAACTAAAGCAGGAGCTGAGTTAAGAGATGGTGGACGTTTAGCAGATATTGCACCAACGATGTTAGATTTATTAAATGTAGAAAAACCAGCTGAAATGACTGGTGAATCTTTAATTAAATAG
- the eno gene encoding phosphopyruvate hydratase — MSIITDVYAREVLDSRGNPTIEVEVYTESGAFGRGMVPSGASTGEYEAVELRDGDKARYLGKGVLTAVDNVNNIIAEEIIGFDVRDQMAIDKKMIELDGTPNKGKLGANAILGVSIAAARAAADYLEVPLYHYLGGFNTKVLPTPMMNIINGGSHADNSVDFQEFMIMPVGAPTFKEAIRMGAEVFHNLAKVLKAKGLNTAVGDEGGFAPDLGSNEEALEVIIEAIEAAGYVPGKDIRLAMDVASSEFYNKETGMYDLTSEGRSLTSQEMVALYEELCAKYPIISIEDGLDENDWEGFKHLTEKLGKKVQLVGDDLFVTNTEKLARGIEEGIANSILIKVNQIGTLTETFEAIEMAKEAGYTAVVSHRSGETEDATIADIAVATNAGQIKTGSASRTDRIAKYNQLLRIEDQLGEVAEYKGVQAFYNLKNK; from the coding sequence ATGTCAATTATTACTGATGTTTACGCTCGCGAAGTCTTAGACTCACGTGGAAACCCAACAATCGAGGTAGAAGTTTATACTGAAAGTGGTGCTTTTGGTCGCGGGATGGTTCCTTCAGGAGCTTCAACTGGTGAATACGAAGCAGTTGAATTACGTGATGGCGACAAAGCTCGTTATTTAGGTAAAGGTGTTTTAACAGCTGTTGATAACGTAAATAACATTATTGCTGAAGAAATCATCGGATTTGATGTTCGTGATCAAATGGCAATCGACAAAAAAATGATCGAATTAGACGGTACTCCAAACAAAGGTAAATTAGGAGCTAACGCTATTTTAGGTGTTTCTATCGCTGCTGCTCGTGCTGCTGCTGATTATTTAGAAGTTCCTTTATACCATTACTTAGGTGGATTTAACACTAAAGTATTACCAACTCCAATGATGAACATCATCAATGGTGGATCTCATGCTGATAACAGCGTTGACTTCCAAGAATTTATGATTATGCCTGTAGGAGCTCCTACATTTAAAGAAGCTATCCGTATGGGTGCTGAAGTATTCCATAACTTAGCTAAAGTATTAAAAGCTAAAGGCTTAAATACTGCTGTTGGTGACGAAGGTGGATTCGCTCCTGACTTAGGATCTAACGAAGAAGCTTTAGAAGTTATCATCGAAGCTATCGAAGCTGCTGGATACGTTCCAGGAAAAGACATCCGTTTAGCTATGGACGTTGCTTCATCAGAATTCTACAACAAAGAAACTGGTATGTACGACTTAACTTCAGAAGGACGTTCTTTAACTTCTCAAGAAATGGTTGCTTTATACGAAGAATTATGTGCTAAATACCCAATCATCTCAATCGAAGATGGATTAGATGAAAACGACTGGGAAGGATTCAAACACTTAACAGAAAAATTAGGTAAAAAAGTACAATTAGTTGGTGACGATTTATTCGTAACTAACACTGAAAAATTAGCTCGTGGTATCGAAGAAGGTATCGCTAACTCAATCTTAATCAAAGTTAACCAAATCGGTACTTTAACTGAAACTTTCGAAGCTATTGAAATGGCTAAAGAAGCTGGCTACACTGCAGTTGTTTCTCACCGTTCTGGTGAAACTGAAGATGCAACAATCGCTGATATCGCTGTTGCAACTAACGCTGGTCAAATCAAAACTGGTTCTGCTAGCCGTACTGACCGTATTGCTAAATACAACCAATTATTACGTATTGAAGACCAATTAGGTGAAGTTGCTGAATACAAAGGTGTTCAAGCATTCTACAACTTAAAAAACAAATAA
- a CDS encoding site-specific integrase, with the protein MSKKTISSYDYQISIFINYMELEFNETNITKIKKVQIKTYALDLQETKKSTYINQLLKTVKLFYKYMVVEEYIDKNIVEGISYLKTEKTLLNTFNDQEVFRMINYYF; encoded by the coding sequence TTGTCGAAGAAAACCATAAGCTCATATGATTATCAAATATCAATATTCATAAACTATATGGAATTAGAATTTAATGAAACTAATATTACAAAAATAAAAAAGGTTCAAATTAAGACATATGCATTAGACTTACAAGAAACAAAGAAGTCGACTTACATTAATCAATTGCTTAAGACAGTGAAGCTATTTTACAAGTATATGGTAGTAGAAGAATATATTGATAAAAATATTGTTGAAGGAATTTCATATCTGAAAACAGAAAAAACGTTGTTGAATACATTTAATGACCAAGAAGTTTTTAGAATGATTAATTACTATTTTTGA
- a CDS encoding helix-turn-helix domain-containing protein, with product MAYSADSTDKQKRVTYEKIVEMLEKDVPITQISKELDVARNTIYRIRNKD from the coding sequence TTGGCTTATAGTGCTGATTCAACGGATAAACAGAAACGTGTAACGTATGAAAAGATTGTTGAGATGTTGGAGAAAGATGTTCCTATAACTCAAATTTCAAAAGAGCTAGATGTAGCTAGGAATACTATTTATAGGATTAGAAATAAAGATTAA
- a CDS encoding DUF3800 domain-containing protein, giving the protein MTNKFNFYYDESEHSRKINNQTIQQENYYDNFITSIVGWKNEKNKELEEKYIDFENKYDERKSKGELKSTTIKPKQLKYGFSSLSKDNVEFINDFFDLFNEEVYVYFSVTSKIEYIILQLFRNYENSMFINTDSMKYSIVKAIVLYRPKEIINGMYESTSELVELLKIFFEERIEENKQNHKLKKMETQAFKEYLLLLESISEDFKIDWEYRIAFDGFSHYLKELKIEEYSLLLDMEGVGTTSVAAHQVGLTNVLEIDSKESVGVRWADMLAGLISKFLKSFHQDLRYSSISDGINKKILSINWFKMTEQQLLLYKKFHYIISCLNNNWYKSFSGLYADDLLTFVSFLEFVSEYESIEEIQKDIEMIPEYFNTKVCKRLEEYFNSMQSSSHFKLPITLVSKSDSRKEYIVGKHGQKIYYDESKQPLLNISKKPRKYCVLSAGVTKKSTPIVTIKEHNEVFCYKLPSEYSEWVLDLISLSGAGINVFPTMVEFGLEKENYYAEID; this is encoded by the coding sequence ATGACAAATAAATTTAATTTTTATTATGATGAATCTGAACACAGTCGTAAAATTAATAATCAAACAATTCAACAAGAGAATTACTATGATAATTTTATTACTTCAATAGTGGGATGGAAAAATGAGAAGAACAAAGAACTTGAGGAAAAATATATTGATTTTGAAAATAAATATGATGAAAGAAAATCTAAAGGAGAGTTAAAGAGTACAACTATAAAACCAAAACAACTAAAGTATGGTTTCTCTTCTTTAAGTAAAGATAATGTAGAATTTATTAATGATTTTTTTGATTTGTTTAATGAAGAAGTTTATGTTTATTTTTCAGTTACTAGTAAAATAGAATACATAATTTTACAGTTGTTTAGAAATTACGAAAATAGTATGTTTATCAATACTGATTCAATGAAATATTCTATTGTTAAAGCAATAGTACTATATAGACCTAAAGAGATAATTAATGGTATGTACGAAAGTACATCTGAATTAGTTGAACTTTTAAAAATCTTCTTTGAAGAAAGAATTGAAGAGAATAAACAGAATCATAAGTTAAAAAAAATGGAGACACAAGCTTTTAAGGAATATCTTCTTCTTCTAGAAAGTATTTCAGAGGATTTTAAAATTGATTGGGAGTACAGAATTGCTTTTGATGGCTTTTCTCATTACTTAAAAGAATTAAAAATTGAAGAGTACAGTCTATTATTGGATATGGAAGGTGTTGGAACTACATCTGTTGCAGCTCACCAAGTAGGTTTAACTAATGTTTTAGAGATAGACTCTAAGGAATCAGTAGGAGTCAGATGGGCTGATATGCTTGCTGGTTTAATTTCAAAGTTTTTAAAATCATTCCATCAAGACTTGAGATATAGTTCAATTTCGGATGGAATAAATAAAAAAATACTTAGTATAAATTGGTTTAAAATGACTGAACAACAATTATTATTATATAAAAAATTTCATTACATAATATCTTGCTTAAATAATAATTGGTATAAATCGTTTTCTGGATTATATGCGGATGATTTGTTGACATTTGTTAGCTTTCTAGAATTTGTGTCAGAATATGAATCAATTGAAGAAATCCAAAAAGATATTGAAATGATACCTGAATATTTTAATACTAAAGTATGCAAGCGGTTGGAAGAATATTTTAATTCAATGCAATCAAGTTCTCATTTTAAATTACCAATAACTTTAGTGTCAAAAAGTGATTCAAGAAAAGAATACATTGTCGGTAAACATGGACAAAAAATTTACTATGATGAATCTAAACAACCGTTATTAAATATTTCAAAAAAACCTCGAAAATATTGTGTACTCTCAGCTGGAGTTACGAAAAAGTCAACACCTATTGTCACAATTAAAGAACATAATGAAGTTTTTTGTTATAAATTACCAAGTGAGTATAGTGAATGGGTACTGGACTTAATTAGTCTTTCAGGAGCTGGGATAAATGTTTTTCCAACAATGGTAGAGTTTGGTTTAGAAAAAGAAAATTATTATGCAGAAATAGACTAA